Proteins encoded together in one Aminipila butyrica window:
- a CDS encoding GntR family transcriptional regulator has product MYKFQSLKDHVYNYIAQQILEGNLLPDEKINENKICQELDISRTPVREALIQLASENVLENVPRKGFVLRKLDSREAAEIYEVVGVLDGYAATLACGKLSEKTLKDMEFYIESMDLAIHSGNYEMYYKQQEIFHQLYLVECGNDTLIDSLIKLKNKFMTKNYNLNHIMDLENVLQETNDEHKVMLDLFRSNKNSELEHYIRSVHWDPTKSDTEVTN; this is encoded by the coding sequence ATGTATAAGTTTCAATCCTTAAAAGATCACGTGTACAATTACATTGCCCAACAGATACTAGAGGGCAATCTGCTGCCGGATGAAAAAATCAACGAAAATAAGATTTGCCAGGAGCTGGATATCAGCAGGACTCCGGTCCGGGAAGCATTGATTCAGCTGGCTAGTGAGAACGTGCTGGAAAACGTTCCGCGAAAGGGATTCGTTCTGCGAAAACTGGATTCCCGGGAGGCAGCGGAGATATACGAAGTGGTAGGTGTCCTGGACGGCTATGCCGCTACTTTGGCTTGCGGCAAGTTGTCGGAAAAGACCTTGAAGGACATGGAGTTTTATATTGAGAGCATGGATTTGGCTATCCATTCCGGAAATTATGAAATGTACTACAAACAGCAGGAGATTTTTCATCAGCTGTATCTGGTCGAATGTGGCAATGATACGCTGATTGACAGCCTGATTAAATTGAAGAACAAGTTTATGACCAAGAACTATAACCTTAATCATATTATGGATCTTGAAAATGTATTGCAGGAGACCAATGACGAGCACAAGGTTATGTTGGATTTATTCCGCAGCAACAAAAACTCCGAATTAGAGCACTATATCCGCTCGGTTCATTGGGACCCGACTAAATCTGATACGGAAGTGACCAATTGA
- a CDS encoding dimethylarginine dimethylaminohydrolase family protein, protein MFKNCIVRRPCKAMVEGITSAPELGQPDYELALKQHDNYIEALKQCGVEVTVLEALEDFPDSCFVEDPAVITSKCAIIANPGADSRNGEKAEILPAIKKFFSDDKIEYIQDPGTLDGGDVMMVGDHFYVGRSARTNEEGIRQFIAILEKHGLTGSEVPLEKVLHLKTGVNYIENNNMLVSGEFIEKPEFSKYNKLIIPDDEAYAANCIWMNGTVIVPEGYPTVEKVVKDAGYKVLLVDTSEYRKLDGGLSCLSLRF, encoded by the coding sequence ATGTTTAAAAATTGTATCGTAAGAAGACCGTGCAAAGCTATGGTAGAAGGTATCACCTCTGCTCCTGAATTAGGCCAACCTGATTATGAACTGGCTTTAAAGCAACATGACAATTATATTGAAGCATTGAAGCAGTGCGGGGTTGAAGTAACCGTTTTAGAAGCACTGGAAGACTTTCCAGATTCCTGCTTTGTAGAAGATCCGGCTGTTATCACCAGCAAGTGTGCTATCATCGCCAATCCAGGTGCAGACAGCAGAAACGGCGAGAAAGCAGAAATTTTGCCTGCGATTAAAAAGTTCTTCTCCGACGACAAAATTGAGTACATTCAGGACCCTGGAACACTGGATGGCGGCGATGTTATGATGGTAGGCGATCATTTCTACGTTGGACGTTCTGCCAGAACAAATGAGGAAGGCATCCGTCAGTTCATCGCTATTTTAGAAAAGCACGGCCTGACCGGTTCCGAAGTCCCTCTGGAAAAAGTACTCCACTTAAAAACTGGCGTAAACTATATCGAAAACAATAATATGCTGGTTTCTGGCGAATTTATTGAAAAGCCAGAGTTCTCCAAATACAATAAGCTTATCATTCCGGATGACGAGGCTTATGCGGCCAACTGCATCTGGATGAACGGAACAGTTATCGTTCCAGAAGGCTATCCAACTGTTGAAAAAGTAGTAAAGGATGCCGGCTATAAGGTTCTTTTGGTTGATACATCTGAATACAGAAAGCTGGATGGTGGGCTCAGCTGCCTGTCCCTGCGCTTCTAG
- a CDS encoding basic amino acid/polyamine antiporter, with translation MKDNSLDQTRTLGTLRLTMFAIGTTLASGVFSLSGDFAAGGAHTLAVLIGWLICGVGMLGLCMCFFQLSVRKPEMTSGIYNYAKHGFGDYIGFNAAWGYWMSAILAQIAFVTLFFSALSYFFPVFGSGSNFISILCGSAFIWLLALLILKGVNEAVTINVIVVIAKLLPILVMVVAIIVARAFDLAVFMENFSGSNSDMSLLEQVKSTAYVTVWLFIGIEGSVVISGRAKSTAIAGRATVISFLCLLALYLMISMLSMGVLTQSELAELGNPPMAGVLAAVVGPWGAAFVNIAVIISLGGAMFTYSILSIDSGYGPALSKCFPQMFTKLNKNNSPVVSVIITTLIVQMFLIIVYFNESSYQACYTLSTSAIMFPYIFSALYFLKINIQGDGLENASAGERAKSWFFAIIGTIYGAWLLYASGVTYILISSLLYGPGILLYLYTRKEQKVALLPSVADKATFVIMVSAFLLSIVMLYNKTIQPF, from the coding sequence ATGAAAGATAATTCTTTAGATCAGACTAGAACTCTCGGCACGTTAAGATTAACCATGTTTGCCATAGGCACCACCCTAGCCAGCGGTGTGTTCAGCTTGTCAGGGGATTTTGCAGCAGGCGGAGCACATACCCTAGCGGTATTGATTGGCTGGCTCATCTGTGGTGTAGGTATGTTGGGTCTGTGCATGTGCTTCTTCCAACTCAGCGTGCGAAAGCCTGAAATGACCAGCGGTATTTACAACTATGCCAAGCACGGCTTTGGCGACTACATCGGCTTTAACGCAGCCTGGGGCTACTGGATGAGTGCCATTTTAGCCCAAATCGCATTTGTAACTTTATTCTTTTCAGCTTTAAGCTATTTCTTCCCGGTATTCGGATCCGGCAGCAATTTTATATCTATCCTCTGTGGTTCTGCGTTTATATGGCTTCTAGCCCTGCTGATTCTGAAGGGCGTCAATGAGGCCGTCACCATCAATGTAATCGTCGTTATAGCAAAGCTTTTGCCTATCCTGGTTATGGTCGTGGCCATTATTGTGGCACGGGCCTTTGATCTTGCGGTTTTCATGGAAAACTTCAGCGGTTCCAACAGTGATATGAGCTTATTAGAACAAGTAAAATCCACCGCTTACGTGACCGTTTGGCTGTTTATCGGCATAGAAGGTTCTGTTGTTATCTCTGGACGTGCCAAGAGCACAGCCATCGCCGGACGTGCTACCGTCATATCTTTCTTGTGTCTGCTTGCGCTCTACCTGATGATTTCTATGCTGAGCATGGGTGTTCTCACACAGTCCGAGTTAGCTGAACTAGGCAACCCGCCAATGGCTGGCGTGTTGGCTGCAGTAGTTGGCCCTTGGGGGGCAGCTTTTGTCAACATCGCCGTTATCATTTCTCTGGGTGGCGCTATGTTTACCTATTCCATCCTCAGCATCGACAGCGGCTACGGTCCAGCTCTTTCCAAATGCTTCCCACAAATGTTTACGAAATTAAATAAGAACAATTCTCCAGTGGTTTCCGTTATCATTACCACTCTGATTGTACAAATGTTTTTAATCATCGTATATTTCAACGAATCCTCTTATCAGGCTTGTTATACCCTCTCTACCAGTGCCATCATGTTCCCGTATATCTTCTCGGCCCTGTATTTCTTGAAGATTAACATACAGGGAGACGGACTGGAAAATGCAAGCGCTGGTGAACGAGCTAAATCGTGGTTTTTCGCCATTATCGGTACAATTTATGGTGCGTGGTTACTGTATGCCAGCGGAGTCACTTACATTCTGATTTCTTCTTTGCTGTACGGTCCTGGTATCCTCTTGTATCTGTACACCAGAAAAGAACAGAAGGTTGCCCTGCTGCCTTCCGTAGCCGACAAAGCTACATTTGTCATCATGGTTTCGGCTTTCCTTCTGTCTATCGTTATGCTGTACAACAAAACCATTCAACCATTCTAA
- the carB gene encoding carbamoyl-phosphate synthase (glutamine-hydrolyzing) large subunit has product MPKKNYLKKVLIIGSGPIIIGQAAEFDYAGTQACKAIKEEGIHTVLVNSNPATIMTDRGIADTVYMEPLTEEAMQQILQKERPDGILAGFGGQTGLNLAMELDEKGVLQELGIELLGINKDSIRKAEDREEFRDLMLEIGEPIPKSIIATSLEECQKFVQEAGYPVIIRPAFTLGGTGGGIASNDQELELYCQRGLESSAIGQILLEKSVAGWKEVEYEVMRDSKDNCIIICSMENLDPVGVHTGDSIVVAPTQTLRDEEYQMLRDSSLKIIRSLKIEGGCNVQFALNPITSEYIVIEVNPRVSRSSALASKAAGYPIAKIAAKISLGYNLDELKNYVTQSTSACFEPTLDYCVVKFPKWPFDKFGNASRKLGTQMKATGEVMSICRTFESALLKAVTSLEVKCNGLRVPFVTKLENQRLIKKLEACDDERIFCVAEAMRRGYDIEKIFEKTKIDRWFLNKIQNIISMEKTLASRELDAELLLDAESMGFTDVEILALTGTSREVLQDMRVYNDIYPVYKVVDTCGGEFDAVTPYYYSCYEGEDESCISANKKILVIGSGPIRIGQGIEFDYCCVQGVWAIKELGYEAILMNNNPETVSTDFDTSDKLYFESLHVDNVMNVIKKERPYGVVLQFGGQTSLNLAEQLHKRSIKLLGTGFKSIDLAEDREKFNDLLQELGIPTPEGCAVTDEDSAFKVVKQLSYPVVVRPSYVIGGRAMQVVYSDEELGKYLREAVSLTKEHPVLIDKYIQGKEMEVDAICDGEDILIPGIMEHIERTGVHSGDSMTVYPPHTLSQATIDTVLDYTERIAKALNVLGLVNIQYAFDGQKVYVIEVNPRASRTVPILSKVTGVPMIKLAISAMLGKKLNQFEYGTGLYKKSGKYAVKVPVFSGAKLTDVDVTLGPEMKSTGEVLGIDEELSKAIYKGFLAANIRIPIQGGVYFALRDTERTAYTLKVVKMYREQGYQLYCSPWTHSYFVENGIEAVPLEAEEAKGMIGQAIQIFINVPSVANRPEREDFMLRRKAIEHGLPVLTCMDTAEAFMTAVGLKAAGTQLDYCVLG; this is encoded by the coding sequence GTGCCAAAGAAGAACTACTTGAAGAAAGTGTTAATCATCGGATCAGGACCCATTATCATCGGACAGGCCGCCGAATTTGACTATGCGGGAACCCAAGCCTGCAAGGCCATTAAGGAAGAAGGCATTCATACGGTTCTGGTTAACAGCAATCCGGCGACGATTATGACCGACCGGGGCATTGCGGATACCGTATACATGGAACCCTTGACGGAAGAGGCCATGCAGCAGATTTTGCAGAAAGAGCGGCCTGATGGGATTTTGGCTGGATTTGGGGGCCAGACTGGTCTCAATCTGGCTATGGAGTTAGACGAGAAAGGTGTGCTCCAAGAATTGGGGATTGAGCTGCTGGGTATCAATAAGGATAGCATACGCAAGGCAGAGGACCGAGAAGAGTTTCGAGACTTGATGCTGGAAATCGGAGAACCTATCCCCAAGAGCATTATTGCGACCTCTCTGGAGGAATGTCAGAAATTCGTACAAGAGGCTGGCTATCCGGTGATTATTCGTCCGGCTTTCACCCTAGGAGGCACTGGGGGAGGCATTGCCAGCAATGATCAGGAGCTGGAGCTCTACTGTCAGCGGGGACTGGAAAGCAGTGCCATCGGCCAGATTTTGCTGGAAAAGTCTGTAGCAGGCTGGAAGGAAGTGGAGTATGAGGTGATGCGGGACTCTAAGGATAACTGCATCATCATTTGTAGTATGGAAAATCTAGACCCGGTGGGTGTCCATACAGGAGACAGCATTGTGGTGGCACCGACTCAGACCCTGCGAGATGAAGAATATCAAATGCTGAGAGACTCCTCTCTTAAAATCATCAGAAGCCTAAAGATTGAAGGGGGCTGCAACGTACAGTTTGCCTTGAATCCCATCACCAGTGAATACATCGTTATCGAGGTTAATCCTCGGGTAAGTCGGTCCTCTGCACTGGCTTCCAAGGCAGCGGGTTATCCCATCGCCAAGATTGCGGCCAAGATTTCTCTAGGGTACAATCTAGACGAACTAAAAAACTATGTGACCCAGAGCACCAGTGCCTGTTTTGAACCAACTTTGGATTATTGTGTGGTGAAGTTCCCTAAATGGCCTTTCGACAAGTTCGGTAATGCCTCTAGAAAGTTGGGAACCCAGATGAAGGCCACCGGCGAAGTCATGTCCATCTGCCGAACCTTTGAAAGTGCTTTGCTGAAAGCCGTCACTTCCCTGGAAGTGAAATGTAATGGCTTGCGGGTACCTTTCGTTACCAAGTTGGAAAACCAGCGACTGATTAAAAAGCTAGAAGCCTGCGATGATGAACGGATTTTCTGTGTGGCAGAAGCCATGAGAAGAGGCTATGATATAGAAAAAATCTTTGAAAAGACCAAGATTGACCGATGGTTCCTGAATAAGATTCAAAATATTATTTCCATGGAAAAGACTCTTGCCAGCCGGGAGCTGGACGCAGAACTGCTGCTGGATGCCGAAAGCATGGGGTTCACGGATGTGGAAATTTTAGCGCTGACTGGCACGTCCAGGGAGGTACTCCAGGATATGCGGGTCTATAACGATATTTATCCGGTCTATAAAGTGGTAGATACCTGCGGGGGTGAGTTCGATGCGGTGACCCCATATTATTATTCCTGTTATGAAGGGGAGGATGAAAGCTGCATATCCGCTAATAAGAAGATACTGGTCATTGGTTCAGGTCCAATTCGTATTGGACAAGGTATCGAGTTCGATTATTGCTGCGTACAGGGTGTGTGGGCTATCAAGGAATTAGGCTATGAGGCCATTTTAATGAATAATAATCCAGAGACGGTAAGTACGGATTTTGATACATCAGATAAATTGTATTTTGAATCCCTTCACGTGGACAATGTCATGAATGTCATCAAAAAGGAAAGGCCTTACGGCGTGGTGCTTCAGTTTGGCGGACAGACCTCTTTAAATCTGGCGGAGCAGCTTCACAAGCGGAGTATCAAGTTGCTGGGCACGGGGTTTAAATCCATTGATTTGGCAGAGGACCGGGAAAAGTTTAACGACTTGCTCCAGGAGCTGGGTATTCCTACCCCGGAGGGTTGTGCGGTCACGGATGAGGATAGTGCTTTTAAAGTGGTGAAGCAGCTGAGTTATCCAGTAGTAGTGCGGCCATCCTATGTTATAGGAGGCCGGGCCATGCAGGTGGTGTACAGCGACGAGGAGTTAGGTAAATACCTTAGAGAAGCCGTTTCTTTGACCAAAGAACATCCAGTTCTCATCGATAAGTATATCCAAGGCAAGGAGATGGAAGTAGACGCTATCTGTGACGGAGAAGATATTTTGATTCCAGGCATCATGGAACACATCGAGCGGACCGGTGTCCATTCGGGAGACAGCATGACGGTGTATCCGCCACATACCTTATCACAGGCCACTATTGATACGGTGTTGGATTATACGGAGCGCATAGCCAAGGCGTTGAATGTGCTGGGACTAGTGAATATCCAGTATGCCTTCGATGGACAAAAGGTCTATGTGATTGAGGTGAATCCTCGAGCCTCCAGAACGGTGCCGATTCTTAGCAAGGTTACCGGGGTGCCTATGATTAAGCTGGCCATTTCCGCCATGCTGGGGAAAAAGCTGAATCAGTTTGAATATGGTACAGGCCTCTACAAGAAGTCCGGCAAGTATGCAGTAAAGGTTCCTGTATTCTCTGGGGCTAAGCTTACTGATGTGGATGTAACCCTGGGGCCTGAAATGAAGTCCACCGGAGAAGTTTTGGGCATTGACGAAGAGCTGTCCAAGGCGATTTACAAGGGCTTTCTAGCGGCCAACATTCGTATACCGATTCAGGGTGGTGTATACTTTGCTTTGCGGGATACGGAGCGGACGGCGTATACGCTGAAAGTGGTAAAGATGTACCGGGAGCAGGGGTATCAACTGTACTGTTCTCCTTGGACTCATTCGTATTTTGTTGAAAATGGTATTGAGGCGGTGCCTTTGGAGGCGGAAGAAGCAAAAGGCATGATTGGCCAGGCGATTCAAATTTTCATCAATGTGCCAAGTGTGGCTAACCGGCCGGAGCGAGAGGACTTCATGCTGCGGCGAAAAGCAATTGAGCATGGTTTGCCGGTGCTGACCTGTATGGATACGGCAGAGGCCTTTATGACAGCGGTAGGGTTAAAGGCAGCTGGGACTCAGCTGGATTACTGTGTCTTAGGTTAA
- the carA gene encoding glutamine-hydrolyzing carbamoyl-phosphate synthase small subunit produces MEALLYLEDGTVITGKGFGYEATRVGELVFNTGMTGYQKTLTDPSYMGQIITMTYPLIGNYGISLIDNEADGIYAFGLVAKDICFTPSNANSVMNIDQWLKQMKVPGIWKVDTRSITKKIRKEGTIKCVISTEGITVEEAKKICQETALRNDWMKAVSIKEKRIIAAPDSMEGIKKRVAVLDFGVKKSILESLNSRGCELHLFPYGTGAEEILAMKPEGIFLTNGPGDPEEATEAIAVTREIMGTVPTFGICMGHQVLALAAGGKTYKLKYGHRGANHGVYDKETNRSYITSQNHGYAVDSNSIILKGMEVTHINLNDGTVEGMRHRDLPIFSVQYHPEASPGPNDNQYLFDKFVNMMKGGVL; encoded by the coding sequence ATGGAAGCGCTGTTATATTTGGAAGACGGAACGGTCATCACAGGAAAAGGGTTCGGATATGAGGCTACCAGAGTGGGCGAGCTGGTTTTCAACACCGGCATGACCGGGTATCAGAAGACTCTGACGGACCCCTCTTACATGGGTCAGATTATCACCATGACGTATCCCCTCATCGGGAATTATGGAATCAGCCTCATAGACAATGAAGCAGATGGGATTTATGCTTTCGGATTGGTGGCAAAGGACATATGCTTTACCCCCTCCAACGCCAACAGCGTCATGAACATAGATCAGTGGCTGAAGCAGATGAAAGTTCCCGGTATCTGGAAGGTGGACACCCGGAGCATCACCAAAAAAATACGTAAAGAAGGAACGATCAAGTGTGTTATCAGCACAGAAGGCATCACCGTAGAGGAGGCTAAGAAAATCTGTCAGGAGACGGCGCTCCGCAACGATTGGATGAAGGCGGTATCCATCAAGGAAAAGCGGATCATAGCCGCTCCTGATAGCATGGAAGGCATCAAGAAGCGGGTGGCTGTGTTGGACTTCGGTGTAAAAAAAAGTATTTTAGAGAGCTTGAACAGCCGTGGCTGTGAGCTGCATTTATTTCCCTATGGTACAGGAGCCGAAGAAATTTTGGCCATGAAACCAGAGGGTATTTTTTTGACAAATGGGCCGGGGGACCCGGAGGAGGCCACAGAGGCGATTGCTGTCACCAGAGAAATCATGGGCACGGTGCCTACCTTTGGCATCTGCATGGGCCATCAGGTGCTGGCCTTGGCCGCAGGAGGCAAGACCTATAAATTAAAGTATGGACATCGAGGCGCAAATCATGGGGTCTACGACAAGGAAACCAATCGTTCTTACATTACCTCTCAAAATCACGGATACGCCGTGGATTCGAATAGTATTATCTTAAAGGGGATGGAAGTGACTCACATTAATCTTAACGATGGCACTGTAGAAGGCATGAGACACCGAGATCTGCCCATATTCTCTGTGCAATATCACCCGGAGGCTTCCCCAGGGCCTAACGATAACCAGTACTTATTTGATAAATTTGTGAATATGATGAAAGGCGGTGTGCTATAG
- a CDS encoding cation-translocating P-type ATPase — translation MKIGVRDMFYKMSTEETLEQLNSSKEGLNEEQIKANEEKYGLNQLAEERRQGVLSVFFSQFKDLLVLILLVAAAVSIFTGDLESTLVILVVIVLNAVLGTAQHFKAEMSLNSLKKLSSPLAKVMRGGHRRGIEAAHIVVGDILVLEAGDVVPADGRLLESYSLQVNESSLTGETESVSKITDAIEGNVVLGDQDNMVFSGTQVTYGRGLAVVTGIGMNTELGKIAQLMNETKERKTPLQVSLDAFGKKLSFIILIICAGILGLCIYRGMDLLDSLMFAVALAVAAIPEALSSIVTISLALGTSKMAKENAIMKNLKAVESLGCVSIICSDKTGTLTRNKMTVRDLFLAGKGEDSKERLLLSALLCNDSSVTDGKVLGDPTETALVEYYLKEHGENYAQLCSRYPRIAELPFDSDRKLMSTLQQIGGELVMLTKGAVDAMLHQASFIYSNGQERPITQEDIQLAQEQNHAYSEKGLRVLAFAQKKLNKETLELGDETDFTFIGLMAMQDPPREESKAAVADCLTAGIMPVMITGDHKVTASAIAEEVGILRPGQRAVTGMELDEISDQQLDKDIAEIAVYARVTPAHKIRIVDAWQKKGHIVAMTGDGVNDAPALKKADIGVAMGITGTDVSKDAASMILTDDNFATIVKAIANGRNIYSNIKNSIKFLLSGNTSGILAVVYTSLMALPIPFMAVHLLFINLITDSLPAIAISMEKPKADLLQEPPRRSDEPILTKNFLTEIGIQGLLIAAFTLAAYYQGLTISTATASTMAFATLCFARLWHGFNSRGKQSIFKMGLLTNVYSLGAFALGTLLLFAVLLIDPLQSLFQTVDLSQGNLTYVVGCALAPTVLIQLSRVIRELTQRKTNEVK, via the coding sequence ATGAAGATTGGGGTGCGAGACATGTTCTATAAAATGAGTACGGAGGAGACGCTGGAACAGCTGAATTCCTCCAAAGAAGGACTAAATGAAGAGCAGATCAAAGCAAATGAAGAGAAGTATGGGCTGAATCAGCTGGCAGAAGAACGCCGGCAGGGGGTTCTGAGCGTGTTCTTTTCTCAATTTAAGGATTTATTGGTGTTGATTCTGCTGGTGGCGGCGGCCGTCTCCATTTTTACGGGAGATTTGGAGAGTACCTTGGTCATTCTAGTGGTTATTGTGCTGAACGCTGTGTTGGGCACAGCTCAGCATTTTAAGGCAGAAATGTCTTTAAACAGCTTGAAGAAATTGTCATCTCCCTTGGCTAAAGTTATGCGAGGCGGACATCGGCGGGGTATCGAAGCAGCCCACATCGTGGTAGGAGACATCTTGGTGCTGGAAGCTGGAGATGTGGTTCCGGCAGATGGGCGGCTTTTGGAGAGCTATTCCTTGCAGGTCAACGAAAGCTCCTTGACAGGAGAGACGGAAAGCGTTAGCAAGATCACGGATGCCATTGAAGGCAATGTGGTGTTGGGGGATCAGGATAACATGGTGTTCTCTGGCACGCAGGTGACCTATGGCAGAGGCCTGGCAGTTGTTACGGGCATTGGTATGAACACGGAGCTGGGGAAGATTGCTCAGCTGATGAACGAGACGAAAGAACGGAAGACTCCGTTACAAGTCAGCCTGGACGCCTTTGGCAAGAAGTTGTCTTTTATTATCCTGATTATCTGCGCCGGCATATTGGGCCTGTGCATCTACAGAGGTATGGATTTACTGGACTCTCTGATGTTTGCCGTGGCTCTGGCGGTGGCGGCCATTCCTGAGGCGCTGTCCTCTATCGTGACCATCTCTCTGGCCCTGGGAACTTCCAAGATGGCTAAAGAGAACGCCATCATGAAGAACCTGAAAGCAGTAGAGAGCTTGGGCTGCGTATCTATTATCTGCTCGGATAAGACGGGAACGTTGACGAGAAACAAGATGACTGTGAGAGACTTGTTTCTGGCAGGAAAAGGGGAAGATTCCAAGGAACGTCTGCTGCTGAGTGCTCTGTTATGCAATGACAGCTCGGTGACTGATGGAAAAGTCTTAGGGGACCCCACAGAGACGGCTCTGGTGGAATACTATTTGAAGGAACACGGAGAGAACTATGCACAGTTGTGCAGCCGCTATCCAAGAATAGCCGAGCTGCCTTTTGATTCCGATCGGAAGCTTATGAGCACGCTCCAGCAGATTGGTGGTGAGCTGGTGATGCTTACTAAAGGTGCTGTAGATGCCATGCTTCACCAAGCCTCTTTTATTTACAGCAATGGCCAGGAACGGCCTATCACTCAGGAGGATATTCAATTAGCACAGGAACAGAACCATGCTTACTCCGAAAAGGGGTTGCGGGTGTTGGCTTTTGCCCAGAAGAAGCTGAATAAAGAAACCCTGGAATTAGGAGATGAAACGGACTTTACCTTTATTGGTCTGATGGCTATGCAGGATCCGCCTCGAGAGGAGTCTAAAGCGGCTGTTGCAGACTGCTTGACCGCAGGAATTATGCCGGTAATGATTACAGGGGACCACAAGGTTACCGCTTCAGCTATTGCCGAAGAGGTGGGCATCCTGAGACCGGGCCAGCGAGCCGTGACCGGCATGGAGCTGGACGAAATATCTGACCAGCAGTTAGATAAAGATATAGCTGAAATTGCCGTCTATGCTAGAGTAACTCCAGCTCATAAAATTCGTATCGTGGATGCCTGGCAGAAGAAGGGCCATATCGTGGCCATGACTGGAGACGGCGTTAACGATGCACCAGCTTTGAAAAAAGCAGATATTGGTGTGGCTATGGGCATAACGGGAACGGACGTATCCAAGGATGCGGCCTCAATGATTTTAACAGATGATAATTTTGCGACTATTGTCAAGGCTATCGCTAACGGCAGGAATATTTATTCTAACATTAAGAATTCAATCAAATTCTTGTTGTCAGGCAATACCTCGGGCATATTGGCAGTGGTTTATACTTCCTTGATGGCGTTGCCTATTCCGTTTATGGCGGTGCACCTGTTGTTTATCAACCTGATAACAGACAGTCTGCCGGCTATTGCCATCAGCATGGAAAAACCAAAAGCAGATTTGCTTCAGGAACCTCCGCGCAGAAGTGATGAGCCAATTTTAACCAAGAACTTTCTTACAGAAATCGGCATACAGGGATTGCTTATCGCTGCATTTACTTTGGCCGCTTATTATCAAGGACTGACTATCAGCACGGCCACCGCTTCAACCATGGCTTTTGCAACTCTCTGTTTCGCTCGACTGTGGCACGGGTTTAACTCCAGAGGCAAGCAGTCAATCTTTAAGATGGGCCTGTTGACCAACGTATATAGCTTAGGGGCATTTGCCCTGGGCACGTTGTTATTGTTTGCCGTATTGCTGATTGATCCCCTCCAGAGTTTGTTCCAGACGGTGGATTTGTCCCAGGGTAATTTGACTTATGTTGTCGGCTGTGCGCTGGCACCTACCGTGCTGATTCAGTTAAGCCGGGTTATTCGGGAGCTGACCCAGAGAAAAACGAATGAAGTGAAATAA